A window of Plantibacter sp. PA-3-X8 genomic DNA:
CACACCAACGTCATCGCAGCTGCTTCCGGCCACACCCGCACCGGCACCCTCCTCGGCCAGGTCGCAGAGGTGAACTTCATCCCCGTCGGATTCACCTTCGACTACGGCGACGGCGAGAGTGCGACCGTCCGGACCGGTGGATCCAGCTGGACTGCCCTCGGACTGGCCGAGTTCTCCAAGACCCCGACCAGCCACCGCTACACGACGGTCGGGACCAAGACCATCACCGTCGAAGTCGAGTACGCCGCCGAATACCGCATCGGCGACAGCGGGTGGCTTCCCGTCGTCGGAACCCTCTCGATCCCGACCGAAGAACCGCACACGGTGCAGATCGTGCGCAACTCGACCGTCGGCGTCGACAAACCCTGCCGACCCGGCAAACCAGCCATCGGCTGCTGACACCGGGACGCGTCCACCTCGTGAGCGCGCCCCACCGGCGTGAGCGCACCCCTCCGGAGACCCGCGCTCACGTCAGCGGGGCGCGCCCACGCCGACAAACCCGCGCTCGCGTCAGCGCACCGCGCTGACACCGGCCAGAACCACGGGTCAGTGCGCGCCCATCAGCGGGATGACGAGCGGCGTGTGCGACTCGGGATCGTCGATGATCCGGCAGCGGAGCCCGAAGACCTCCTCGACGAGTTCGGCCGTCACGATGTCCGCCGGCGCACCCTGCGCGACCACGTGACCGTCGCGCATCGCGATCAGGTGCGTCGCGTATCGCGCAGCCTGGTTGAGGTCGTGCAGGACCGCGACGAGGGTGCGGCCACCCTCCTGGTTCAGCCGGGTGAAGAGGTCGAGCAGCTCCACCTGATGCGTGATGTCGAGGAAGGTCGTCGGCTCGTCGAGCAGCAGCAGCGGCGTCTCCTGAGCGAGGGCCATCGCCACCCACACGCGCTGGCGCTGGCCGCCGGACAGTTCGTCGACGAGGCGACCGGACAGCTCGGTGACGTTCGTCGCCTCCATCGCCGCGAGCACCGCCGCCTCATCGGCCGCCGACCAGCGTCGGAGGATCGACTGGTGCGGGTATCGGCCACGCGACACGAGGTCGATCACGGAGATGCCGTCCGGAGCGATCGAGGTCTGCGGCAGCAGCCCGATGCGCTTCGCGACCTCCTTCGACGGGTACCGCGTGATCTCCTGACCGTCGAGCACGACCTGTCCCTGCGTCGGTTTCAGCAGCCGGGCGAGGGCACGCAGGAGCGTCGACTTGCCGCAGGCGTTCGGGCCGACGATGACCGTGAACGAGTCGTCGGGGATCGCGATGTCCAGCTCGTGGATGATGGTCCGCTGGTCGTAGCCGACGCGGAGAGCTGTTCCGGCGAGTCTGGTGGTGGGGCTGTCGGTCTTCATGTCAGCGCTTTCCCGCCTGCGTGATGAGCAGGGCGATGAGGTAGATGCCGCCGAG
This region includes:
- a CDS encoding ABC transporter ATP-binding protein, with the translated sequence MKTDSPTTRLAGTALRVGYDQRTIIHELDIAIPDDSFTVIVGPNACGKSTLLRALARLLKPTQGQVVLDGQEITRYPSKEVAKRIGLLPQTSIAPDGISVIDLVSRGRYPHQSILRRWSAADEAAVLAAMEATNVTELSGRLVDELSGGQRQRVWVAMALAQETPLLLLDEPTTFLDITHQVELLDLFTRLNQEGGRTLVAVLHDLNQAARYATHLIAMRDGHVVAQGAPADIVTAELVEEVFGLRCRIIDDPESHTPLVIPLMGAH